One stretch of Oncorhynchus keta strain PuntledgeMale-10-30-2019 chromosome 18, Oket_V2, whole genome shotgun sequence DNA includes these proteins:
- the LOC118381492 gene encoding diacylglycerol O-acyltransferase 2-like, whose translation MKLVKTQRTEFLENISVLQWIWSFLLLGPVCIGLMVYLLLTCLWPLPVLYLIWQVTDWHTPERGGRRSSFVRNWKVWNRVRDYFPMKLVKTAELNPNENYILGCHPHGVLSIGAFASFSTEACGFMDLFPGVRSCLCILGGLFKIPLYREYAMATGCCPVSKPSLKHLLSNSGQGNAVVIVIGGAAESLLSLPGVNTVVMKQRKGFVRVALEFGANLVPVYSYGENNIFRQVIFSEGSVGWRFQQLFKKIMSFSPCLFVGERWFWMPYHCPVTTVVGSPIPVPKRPSPTQEEVDHYHGLYMESLVKLFNEHKASCGLSDSHELQIV comes from the coding sequence ATGAAGCTGGTGAAAACTCAAAGGACAGAATTCCTGGAGAATATCAGTGTTCTGCAGTGGATCTGGAGCTTCCTCCTGTTAGGTCCGGTTTGTATTGGATTGATGGTGTACCTTTTGTTGACCTGTCTGTGGCCGCTGCCTGTTCTCTACCTCATCTGGCAGGTGACGGACTGGCACACACCtgaaagaggaggcaggagaagTTCTTTTGTGAGAAACTGGAAAGTGTGGAATCGCGTTAGGGACTACTTCCCCATGAAGTTAGTGAAGACGGCGGAGTTGAACCCGAATGAGAACTACATCTTAGGGTGTCATCCTCATGGGGTGTTGAGTATCGGAGCCTTTGCCTCGTTTAGCACCGAGGCCTGTGGATTTATGGACCTCTTTCCTGGGGTGCGCTCCTGCCTCTGCATCCTGGGGGGCCTCTTCAAGATCCCCCTCTACAGGGAATATGCCATGGCCACAGGTTGTTGTCCAGTCAGCAAGCCTAGTCTAAAGCACCTTCTGTCTAATAGTGGACAAGGCAATGCGGTGGTGATTGTGATAGGGGGCGCTGCTGAGTCACTGTTGAGCCTGCCTGGGGTCAACACTGTGGTTATGAAGCAGAGGAAAGGCTTTGTCCGGGTGGCCCTGGAGTTTGGGGCAAACCTGGTGCCCGTCTACTCGTATGGGGAGAACAATATTTTCCGCCAGGTGATCTTCTCAGAGGGGAGTGTGGGCTGGAGGTTCCAGCAACTCTTTAAGAAGATCATGAGCTTTTCCCCATGTCTGTTTGTAGGTGAACGCTGGTTCTGGATGCCTTACCACTGTCCGGTCACCACTGTCGTTGGTAGTCCCATCCCAGTGCCAAAGAGGCCTTCTCCCACTCAGGAGGAGGTGGACCACTATCATGGCCTCTATATGGAATCCCTGGTCAAGCTCTTCAATGAACACAAGGCCAGCTGTGGACTCTCAGACAGCCACGAGCTGCAGATCGTATAG